GACTTGGCCTTTTCCACGTCGATGCGCACCGCTTCGCCGGAACCGGCAATGGGGTTCACGAAACCGAGCACTTCCACGGCCTGGCCGGTGGGGATGCGATCGTTCTCGGAGACGACGATGTGGTAGAACGGGCGCTTCTTGGCACCATTACGAGCAAGACGAATTGAAAGCATGGGCACTCCCTGAGCAGGAAAGTGTATCCCGGAACAGGCCATCTCCCAAGCGTTAATTGCGCGCAGGCTGCTTTATGGCTCGAATGCCGAGGGCGGAAAGGTGCCTTCGAGCACCGCCTGCCGTTCACGGATGTTCCGCCGCAGCATGGGCCAGCGGGGATGCTTCCGGACCTTCTCCAGAAAGGGAGAGGCCTCGTACCAGGCGGCGCAGCTGAAGCCCTGCACGAAGGCGCGGGTGGCGCAGTCGATGCCGCGGTCGGAGTCGCCCAGCAGCGAATAGGCCTCGGCCTCCTTGAAGGTCCACTCGCCATCGGGGATGTGCAGCTTGCCGCGGACCTCGTCGATCTCACGCAGTTCGAGCAGCCCCTGATTGGGCCGGCCCTCCAGATAGGCCCGGTAGACGCGGCAGAGATCGCGGAAGGGGGTCGGGGCCATGGCGGGCTCGCTCCCGGTGCGAAGGAACCCCAGCGCCAGTTTGGGTTCGCCCTGCAACATCGCGAAGTAGCCTTTGTAGAACAGGATGTTGGCGTCCTGGCGCAGCGACCCGGCCCGGGCCAGCTCTTTGCCGAAGGCCTCCTGGTCACCCAGGTAGAGGTAGGTCGTTTCTGCGAACCAGGCCGAGGGCGAGGCCAGAGGGCCCAGCAGCGCAGCCCGGCGGACCAGGGCCTGCTTGGCGCCCTCCAGCAGTCCGGAGGTGCGCCCGGCGTAGGCCATTCCCAAATACAGATCCGGGATGCCGGGGCGCAGGTGGATGGCCTGTTTCAACTGCTCCAGGGCCAGGTTCTGGTTTCCAGTGTCGGTGAGCATCATGGACCAGAGGAAAGTGCCCCTGGGGTGGCCGGGTACCAGGGCCTCGGCTTTCTGGAACGCACGATGGGTGCGGGAGTTCAGGCCGATGCCAGCCTGTTCTGGGTTGACCCAGAGGCTGCGGTACAGGTGATCCCCCAGGGCTGTCCAGGCCGTGGCACAGCGGGGCTCCTCCTGGGCCAGCCGCTGGGAGAGGGCCAGGTGCTCGGTGGCGGTATGGTCGTCCCGGATGGAGAGGCCTTCCAGCAGCAGCCAAAACCGTTCTGGTGATCTCGGGATCAGGGAATCGAGCTGCCGGTACCGCTGACTCAGGGGCCAGTGACGTACGGCCTGGGCCATGGCGAGGGCCGGTTCCTGCGGGGGGATGTCCTCCTGATCCCAGGGCCGCCCGGACCTCATCCGCGCCACCGTGGTCCATTCCAGCCTCAGGGCCAGCCGAGTGCCCTCCCTGCGCCCACGGAAGCGGAGCAGACGGGTTTCCGGCAGGAGGCGCTGCATGTCGCCAGGGGATGGCAGTTCCGGAACATGGATGACGGCGGCCCCTGTCAGGACTTCCAGACAATCGGACAGCAGCGTTTCCATGCCCGCGCCCACCTCCTGTCCGGCGCTCTGGAGGGGGGAGGGGAGAAGCAGCACACGCTCAGCGGGAGCCGGCTTGGAATACCGCAGGAGGAGGGCTCCGATTCCCAGCGCGACGAGAATCGCGGACATCCAGATCCAGGTGAACCTCGGGGCCGGTCGGGAGGGGTGCATGGAGCCTAGAAGGGCAGGTTGGGATTGCCACCCATTTTGGCCATGCGCTGCATGCGGGCCATGAATTTGGGGTCGTTGAACTGGCCCATCATCTTCTTTGTTTCAGCGAACTGCTTGAGCAGCTGGTTGATCTCGCTGACGGGGCGGCCAGAACCCGCAGCGATGCGGCGCTTGCGCTTGCCATCCAGCAGGTTGTGGTTGGCCCGTTCTGCGGGGGTCATGGAATTGATGATGGCTTCCAGATGCTTGATGCGCTTGTCCGTGGCCACCGTGGCGAGCTGATCCTTGATCTGGCCCATGCCCGGCAGCATGCCCAGGATCTTATTCATGGAGCCCAGCTTCTGCACCTGCTGGAACTGCTTGCGCATGTCCTCCAGTGTGAATTGGTTCTTGGCCAGGCGCTTGGCCATGACCTCGGCTTCCTTCTCGTCGATTTTGTCTTTCGCGTGCTCGATGAGGCTCAGCACGTCGCCCATGCCCAGGATGCGCTGGGCCATGCGGTCGGGATGGAAGCGCTGGAAGTCCTCCAGCTTTTCGCCCTCGCCCACGAACTTCAGGGGCTGGCCCGTGGCCTGCTTGATGCTGAAGGCCGCGCCGCCGCGGGTATCGCCGTCGGTCTTGGTGAGCACCACGCCGGTGATGCCCAGCTTCTCATGGAAGGCCGTCGCGCTGCGGACCGCATCCTGGCCCGTCATGGCGTCGGCCACGAAGAGGATTTCATCGGGCGAGGTGGTCGCCTTGATACGGGCCAGCTCTTCCATCAGGCCTTCATCGAGGTGCAGGCGGCCGGCGGTGTCGAGCACCACCAC
This sequence is a window from Geothrix sp. PMB-07. Protein-coding genes within it:
- the rpsP gene encoding 30S ribosomal protein S16; translated protein: MLSIRLARNGAKKRPFYHIVVSENDRIPTGQAVEVLGFVNPIAGSGEAVRIDVEKAKSWLQKGAQPSKTVLDLFKKNQVI
- the ffh gene encoding signal recognition particle protein; translation: MFDSLTQKLSQAMKALRGQSKLTESNLEAVLREVRMALLEADVHVSVARTFLQRVKEKALGTEVMQGLNPTQAFIDIVHKELVEIMGGQAPEHPIAFASKPPTVVMMVGLQGAGKTTSCGKLAVFLKKLGRSPLLVPADVYRPAAIEQLHVVAKDAGVPSFRTEEKDPVAICAAALAEAKVKGWDVVVLDTAGRLHLDEGLMEELARIKATTSPDEILFVADAMTGQDAVRSATAFHEKLGITGVVLTKTDGDTRGGAAFSIKQATGQPLKFVGEGEKLEDFQRFHPDRMAQRILGMGDVLSLIEHAKDKIDEKEAEVMAKRLAKNQFTLEDMRKQFQQVQKLGSMNKILGMLPGMGQIKDQLATVATDKRIKHLEAIINSMTPAERANHNLLDGKRKRRIAAGSGRPVSEINQLLKQFAETKKMMGQFNDPKFMARMQRMAKMGGNPNLPF